A region from the Lentisphaera profundi genome encodes:
- a CDS encoding TRAP transporter substrate-binding protein, whose protein sequence is MSYIRVIIFALLLIGCDNQLSSKKKVLRLAHTLPENHVVHKAMLHMAETIALKSEGKMELKIFAGGQLGKESDTVALVQLGGIDMTKVSAAAMENFVEEIGIFTLPYVFKNSEHYWGFLESESGSDLLQAGKRVGLRGLTYYDAGARSFYTLDKMVTSPDDLEGMKIRVMGSRNCQDAINALGAQAQSIPYGELYSALQQRVVVGGENNPPSFVTSRHYEVCKFYSLNEHSRIPDMLVMSQVNWEKLTVEEQEIVQQAADESRELQRKLWQEETTRALEQVKKYGVTVLYPQKEPFSENCKELLSQVKNPIIKNHLKKIKVMESSHVK, encoded by the coding sequence ATGAGCTACATAAGAGTGATCATTTTTGCTTTATTACTGATAGGCTGCGATAATCAGTTAAGCTCGAAGAAAAAAGTTTTGCGTTTAGCGCATACCTTACCAGAGAATCATGTCGTCCATAAAGCGATGTTGCACATGGCTGAAACGATTGCCCTTAAATCAGAAGGTAAAATGGAACTGAAAATTTTTGCAGGTGGCCAATTAGGTAAAGAGTCGGATACCGTGGCTTTGGTTCAACTTGGTGGAATAGATATGACCAAAGTTTCTGCCGCAGCAATGGAGAACTTCGTTGAAGAAATCGGGATTTTCACCTTGCCCTATGTATTTAAAAATAGTGAGCATTACTGGGGGTTTCTTGAGAGTGAAAGTGGCAGTGACTTACTGCAGGCAGGTAAAAGAGTAGGGCTTCGTGGTTTAACTTATTATGATGCTGGTGCGCGAAGCTTTTATACTTTAGATAAAATGGTCACAAGTCCCGATGATCTGGAAGGGATGAAAATTCGAGTGATGGGCAGTCGCAATTGCCAAGATGCAATTAATGCTCTAGGAGCACAGGCTCAGTCTATTCCCTATGGTGAATTATATTCAGCACTTCAACAGCGAGTTGTCGTGGGGGGAGAAAATAATCCGCCTTCATTTGTCACTTCACGACATTATGAAGTCTGTAAGTTTTATTCTCTCAATGAACATTCGCGTATTCCAGATATGCTGGTGATGAGTCAGGTCAATTGGGAAAAACTCACTGTGGAAGAACAAGAGATCGTGCAACAAGCGGCAGATGAATCACGAGAGCTACAACGTAAGTTATGGCAAGAAGAAACCACAAGGGCCTTGGAACAAGTGAAAAAATATGGGGTGACAGTTTTATACCCTCAAAAAGAGCCCTTTTCTGAAAATTGTAAGGAACTTTTATCGCAAGTGAAAAACCCTATAATTAAAAATCATTTAAAGAAGATCAAAGTCATGGAGTCATCTCATGTTAAGTAA
- a CDS encoding DMT family transporter produces MKTTNRFKPGSSSYLFILAICCTAAWGSAFPTIRLARLELPDTSLRHLWAFAGMRFTLAGIIILYLYRHRVQWSKFKENFPLMFMGIFFQIALHYALFYASFRHAPAYLIAIAASTGTLWWTIITPLVDKSEKFHLRQILLLSIGIMGVALATYKEGFSFQSLLQGELSGLLLTTLATLSSTIGLLIIRPLKKRGVNPNFYNGSSLFFGGLVLLALSFPALIEIISNMNQKLFLLTIYLACVSAFGFNLWFHLITIYQVSRLASYRLLISFFGVSESLIFLPEEKPGPFLIMGGILIFLSIYLMEKQRNILSH; encoded by the coding sequence TTGAAAACGACAAATAGATTCAAACCAGGTAGCTCTTCTTATCTCTTTATTTTAGCTATTTGTTGCACGGCAGCATGGGGATCCGCCTTTCCTACTATTCGTTTAGCTAGGCTAGAATTACCCGATACATCTCTCCGCCACCTTTGGGCCTTTGCAGGAATGCGCTTTACACTTGCAGGAATCATTATCCTTTATCTTTACCGACATCGTGTTCAATGGTCTAAATTCAAAGAAAATTTCCCCTTGATGTTTATGGGGATCTTTTTCCAAATCGCGCTTCACTATGCTCTATTTTACGCGAGTTTTCGCCATGCTCCCGCTTATTTAATTGCTATTGCCGCAAGTACAGGAACCCTGTGGTGGACAATCATCACCCCCTTGGTTGATAAGAGTGAGAAATTTCATCTTCGACAAATTCTTTTACTCAGCATCGGAATCATGGGTGTCGCATTAGCCACATATAAAGAAGGCTTCTCTTTTCAATCTCTCCTACAAGGAGAACTTTCTGGCCTTTTATTAACCACATTGGCCACACTAAGTAGCACCATTGGCTTATTAATTATCCGACCTTTAAAAAAACGAGGCGTTAATCCAAACTTCTATAATGGTAGCTCACTCTTTTTTGGTGGATTAGTTCTTCTTGCACTAAGTTTCCCTGCTTTGATAGAAATTATTTCCAACATGAATCAAAAACTTTTTCTACTCACCATTTACTTAGCCTGTGTCTCGGCTTTTGGTTTTAATTTGTGGTTTCATCTCATCACAATTTATCAAGTATCGCGCCTCGCTTCATACAGGCTACTCATTAGCTTTTTTGGCGTAAGCGAATCCCTTATCTTTCTTCCAGAAGAAAAGCCAGGCCCCTTCCTTATCATGGGTGGGATATTGATTTTTCTATCTATTTACCTTATGGAAAAACAGAGAAATATCCTAAGTCATTAA
- a CDS encoding TRAP transporter large permease: MDTSILILIAVFGVLLISNVPVAVSIALASFATLAYLGGMPAETIVSFRMASGVNSFALLAIPFFILAGNLMGRGGIARRLINFAATLVGALPGGLAYVNVISCMFFGAISGSAVAAVSSIGGFMIPSMEEKGYDREYSVALTTTAATTGMMIPPSNIMIVYCLVSGGVSVGAMFLAGVIPGIICGLCLMLTAGFIAKKRGYAGGERATLAQVFKAFREAFMSLMLIVIVLGGILSGFFTATEAAAIAVVYALIQAVVMYKEVKLKELPGILRDSGITTAVVMLLVGASMGMSWLMAYQEIPQNVSKALLGVSDNPWVLFIIINLLLLVVGTFMDMTPAVLIFTPILLPVFIKISGNAELMGVPASTWIPIHFGIIMVANLSIGLCTPPVGTCLFVGCGVGKSSISKVTRPMIPFFLAMVVSLLFITFFPTLSLWLPKVFGQFN, from the coding sequence ATGGATACTTCTATCCTTATTCTCATCGCAGTTTTTGGCGTTCTTTTAATTAGTAATGTTCCTGTAGCCGTATCGATTGCGCTAGCTAGCTTTGCGACCTTAGCTTATTTAGGAGGAATGCCTGCCGAAACGATCGTCTCTTTTCGCATGGCATCAGGAGTTAATAGCTTTGCCTTGCTTGCTATTCCGTTCTTTATTTTAGCGGGTAACTTGATGGGTCGAGGAGGTATCGCTAGACGTTTAATTAATTTTGCCGCAACTTTAGTAGGTGCCCTCCCGGGTGGCTTAGCTTATGTCAACGTTATTTCCTGTATGTTTTTTGGAGCTATTTCTGGTTCAGCAGTAGCAGCGGTATCCTCCATCGGAGGCTTTATGATTCCCTCTATGGAAGAGAAAGGCTATGACCGTGAGTATTCAGTGGCCTTGACTACGACTGCAGCAACTACGGGCATGATGATTCCTCCGAGTAATATAATGATTGTTTATTGTTTAGTATCTGGTGGTGTGTCTGTAGGAGCAATGTTTCTAGCAGGGGTAATTCCAGGGATTATTTGTGGTCTGTGTTTGATGTTAACAGCAGGGTTTATCGCAAAAAAACGTGGCTATGCAGGGGGCGAACGCGCGACTTTAGCACAAGTCTTTAAAGCCTTTCGAGAAGCCTTTATGAGCTTAATGCTTATTGTAATAGTTTTGGGTGGGATTCTCAGTGGTTTTTTTACTGCGACCGAAGCGGCTGCTATTGCAGTGGTCTATGCTTTGATTCAGGCTGTTGTTATGTACAAAGAAGTGAAGCTAAAGGAGCTTCCCGGAATACTTCGTGATTCGGGAATCACCACTGCAGTAGTTATGCTTTTAGTGGGTGCTTCAATGGGTATGTCTTGGCTTATGGCTTATCAAGAAATTCCACAAAATGTGAGCAAAGCCTTGTTGGGAGTTTCAGATAATCCTTGGGTTTTATTTATTATTATTAATTTACTTTTATTAGTAGTGGGGACTTTCATGGATATGACTCCCGCCGTACTCATTTTCACTCCAATTTTACTCCCTGTCTTTATTAAAATTAGCGGTAATGCGGAACTAATGGGAGTGCCAGCAAGTACTTGGATTCCCATTCATTTTGGGATTATTATGGTTGCCAATTTAAGTATAGGCCTTTGTACTCCACCAGTAGGGACTTGCTTGTTTGTCGGTTGTGGAGTAGGAAAAAGTAGCATTTCAAAAGTCACTCGTCCGATGATTCCTTTTTTCCTTGCTATGGTGGTGTCTCTTTTGTTTATTACTTTTTTCCCAACTTTATCCCTATGGCTTCCTAAAGTCTTTGGTCAATTTAATTAA
- a CDS encoding glycoside hydrolase family 88/105 protein, with protein MLKKHQILSFLLITFVSISCAQKVVKTNDDMRQELAESMQKSHDWMWENRSLTKGGQRADWDWTNATWFAGSMELYKVSQNPELLKQLRSVGEGLDWTIGDQTPGDKHDLQWYRSEYAKFQESNDKNIIDIMEHAGKKTTSFADNHTIIQVYADLAKIDKKNQYLDQTNKAFLALVDENLDVDMTDHLAVCWSGEWSWCDSLFMGPPAFAKIYDVTGNKKYLDFMDRKWWKAYDLLYDKKEMLFYRDASYLSKKEANGAKVFWSRGNGWVMGGLVRVLEVMPKDYPTRPQYIQLFKEMSAKISSIQQDDGFWRASLLDPTSFPGGETSGTGFFCYALAWGINNGYLDKRVYLPVVKRSINALMRSVDKNGKVGWVQAIGKDPKQVQAGDTEVYGVGAFLLAGSEVYKVLGE; from the coding sequence ATGTTGAAAAAACATCAAATTCTATCCTTTCTACTTATCACTTTTGTGAGCATCTCCTGTGCTCAAAAAGTAGTAAAAACTAATGACGATATGAGGCAAGAGCTAGCTGAAAGCATGCAAAAATCTCATGATTGGATGTGGGAAAATCGGAGTTTAACAAAAGGAGGTCAAAGAGCTGACTGGGATTGGACCAATGCGACTTGGTTTGCGGGAAGTATGGAACTCTATAAGGTTTCACAAAATCCCGAATTACTCAAGCAGCTTCGCAGTGTTGGCGAAGGGTTGGACTGGACTATAGGTGATCAGACTCCCGGAGATAAGCACGATTTACAATGGTACCGTAGTGAGTATGCTAAGTTCCAAGAAAGTAATGATAAAAACATTATTGATATCATGGAACATGCGGGAAAAAAGACCACTAGTTTTGCAGATAATCACACCATCATTCAAGTTTATGCGGATCTCGCAAAAATTGATAAGAAGAATCAGTATCTAGACCAGACAAATAAAGCTTTTCTTGCACTGGTAGATGAAAACCTTGATGTCGACATGACGGATCACTTAGCCGTTTGTTGGAGTGGCGAATGGTCTTGGTGTGATTCTCTTTTTATGGGACCCCCGGCTTTTGCAAAAATATACGATGTCACCGGAAACAAAAAGTACTTAGATTTCATGGATCGCAAATGGTGGAAAGCTTACGATCTTCTTTATGATAAAAAAGAAATGCTATTCTATCGAGATGCCTCATATTTGTCAAAGAAAGAAGCTAATGGTGCCAAAGTCTTTTGGAGTCGTGGCAATGGTTGGGTGATGGGAGGACTCGTTCGCGTTCTCGAAGTGATGCCAAAGGATTATCCCACTCGTCCTCAATATATTCAGCTTTTTAAAGAAATGTCAGCAAAAATCAGTTCAATTCAGCAAGATGATGGTTTCTGGCGTGCGAGTTTACTTGACCCGACAAGTTTCCCAGGAGGCGAAACTTCTGGTACGGGTTTCTTTTGCTACGCACTTGCCTGGGGAATTAATAATGGCTACCTCGATAAGAGAGTTTATCTGCCAGTAGTGAAGAGATCCATTAATGCCCTGATGCGAAGTGTTGATAAAAATGGAAAAGTCGGCTGGGTTCAAGCCATAGGTAAAGATCCTAAACAAGTGCAAGCAGGTGATACGGAAGTCTACGGTGTCGGTGCTTTCTTACTTGCGGGTAGTGAAGTTTATAAAGTTTTAGGAGAGTAG
- a CDS encoding TRAP transporter small permease codes for MLSKLKTCKDGLMKVLDLLLITMMAMLVIVVLYQILARSLNLGGTAICSELAQFLLVWITLLGGSLAFAKNAHLGIDYFAGKLKGNKRLWLDIFGQICIAFFGSYLLLFGGAKLVTLTLRFDQLSSAMGIPMAYIYTALPISGLFISLVALETILEKVNAMKEAQ; via the coding sequence ATGTTAAGTAAACTAAAAACATGTAAAGATGGGCTGATGAAGGTTTTGGATCTCTTACTTATAACGATGATGGCAATGCTTGTAATTGTGGTCTTATATCAAATTCTTGCGAGATCATTAAATTTAGGTGGAACGGCAATTTGCTCCGAATTAGCACAGTTTTTATTAGTGTGGATAACTTTGCTTGGCGGAAGTTTAGCTTTTGCAAAAAATGCTCACTTGGGTATCGATTATTTTGCAGGCAAACTAAAGGGGAATAAACGATTGTGGCTCGATATATTTGGGCAAATATGCATTGCTTTTTTTGGTTCATATTTACTTCTATTCGGAGGAGCAAAATTAGTGACACTGACACTGCGTTTTGATCAATTGTCTTCCGCAATGGGAATTCCAATGGCTTACATCTATACCGCATTGCCGATATCCGGTTTATTCATCAGCTTAGTCGCATTGGAGACTATTCTAGAAAAGGTCAATGCAATGAAGGAGGCTCAGTAA